In Aerococcaceae bacterium zg-252, the genomic window CCCCACTTGATGATGTAAGAGTATTTGCTCTATATTAGGCACTTCAATCGCTCGATTATCCGTTCGATTCCAAATCGCTATCAATTGATGATTTTCTTCATCTACATCATCAAAACTTACTACCAATCGTGTATTATCCCATTCGATACGTGATACTTGATAGGTAATGGTAGGTTGATATTGTTTTCTCAACTGAATCAAAGCGACAAACCACTGATACAACTCACCTTTTTGTGCAACTTTATCCCACAACATCACTCGTCGACAGTCAGGGTCATGTGCCCCCTCCATTCCGATTTCTGTACCATAGTAGATACATGGTGAACCGGTCATTAAAAATAGAAAAGCAAATGCCGATTGGACGGCAGCGACATTACCATTAGCTGCTGTCATCACTCGTTGCGTATCATGCGAGTCTAACAAATTAAACATCACTTCAACGGTTTGTCGGCGATACAACATTTCATAATCAGCTAATCGCTCAACGAACGCAGCAGTCGAAAGTGTCTGGTCGATAAAATATTCTTTGATGTAATCCGTATAGGCATAATTCATCACACTATCGAGTTCATCACCATTCAACCAACTTTGTGAATTGTGCCAAATTTCTCCTAAAATAAACACGTCAGATTTAACGGCTAAAACTTCTCGCCTAAATCTCTTCCAAAAAGCATGGTCAATTTCATTCGCCACATCTAATCGCCAGCCGTCAATATCAAATGTTTCAATCCAATATTTTGCTATGTCGATTAAATAATCAGCTACCTCAGGATTCGCCGTATTTAATTTCGGCATTTTTTCAACAAATGCAAAAGTATGATACGCTGGATTATCGACATTAAACACTTCGTCCATTGGCCAGTGTTGAATATGAAACCAATTATAATAACGAGATTCTGTTCCATGTAATAGCACATCTTGCCACTGTGGTGAACGTATTCCTATATGATTAAATACAGCATCCAACATAATGCGAATGCCTCTTTGATGTGCAGCTTGTACCAATTCAGCAAATACTTCTTTTGTACCAAAATGAGAATCAATTTCATAATAATTAATCGTATCGTATTTATGATTGCTCGGCGATTCAAAAATCGGACATAAATAAATCCCATTAATTCCCAAAGCACTCAAATCATCTAAATGCTGAATCAGTCCCCTTAAATCGCCACCATAAAATTGATTACTCGATAACACTGGACTATCTTCCCATGCAAGACTACCTTTAGGACTAATAGTAGGGTCGCCATTAGCAAAGCGTTCTGGAAATATTTGATACCAAATGGTTTCTTTCACCCATTTAGGTGCGTCAAAACGGTCAATCTCATGCAAATATGGTAAACGGAAATAATCCGACGGATTAGCAAAGTTATCAAATGAGAAAAATCCTTTTTCCCCATAAAAATACGCTACTTGGTCTTTCATCAGCTCAAAAAAATACATCAGACGCTGATGTGGCATCGTCAAACTTACTTGCCAATAGTCATGGCAAACACCTTGTGCAATCCGTTGCATCTCTAGCACTCGAATTGCTGCTGGCTGGTTAAATAAATATGGGTCGACTACATGTACACGTACTAATTCAACATCATTTTTTGCCGTTCGAATTCTAAGATGAACTTGTTGCTGCTTATATAAATAGGCAAACTCTGATTCTGGACGATGATAGACACCTGCTTGATTCATTAACTCACTCTTTTCTAGTTTACTTAGGTTGACTGGGCGTTCACTAAAGCATAGCTCTTATATAAATAATACTTCAGTGGTTCAAGTCAAAACACCCTCGCTTGTCGCACTTTTGTAATCCGGCTCGTTCGGGCAACCTCGACATCCACTTCGCATAGCTCTTGAAGTGCTTGCACACTTCTACGACCTCTGCTCCAGTGATTCGAGGTAAAACGCCCTCACTCGCACTTTTGTTTATAAAATTTGGGCATTAAGTATCACAATGACTTGCACGCTATAGCTGATACATCATGCTATTGACAAGTAATATAAACACTTATGCCCTACATAATCGATATGGGCTGATTAATAACACCTTTAAGCATTATTAATCCACCCATGTCCAACTAATTATTTGAAACTCGATTGACTTCATAAACATCTGGAATATTACGCAACTTATTCATTAAATCATTCAATTGCGTAGTATTAGAAATCGCAATTTTTACCGTTACGGTAGCCGTACTATTACTGTCCACTTTCCCATTTACACTGCGTAAATTTTTAACCGTATGGTTCACAACATGTAGAACATCATTGATTAATCCGGAACGATCAAATCCAGTAATTTTGATTTCTGTTTCATAATCAGCAGTTAAATCAGCTTGTTGTTCCCATTCCACATCAATCGTACGATTCATTAATTCTGGTTCATTTAATAAATTCGGACAATTTTTATGGTGAATCGAAACTCCACGTCCACGTGTAATGTAACCGACAATTTCATCACCAGGCACTGGATTACAACAACGACTCAAACGAACCATTAGATTTTCAACACCATTGACTACCACACCACTTTCATGGACAGTTCGCACTACTTTATGTGCCGGTAATTCTTTCTTGACAGTCTGCAAATTATTTTTTGATTCGCTTGCCTCTTCAACTGGTCGTAAACCTAAATAATTAATAATCGTTTGTGGCGAAATCTCATTTAAGCCGACAGCTGCATATAAATCTTCAATTGTATTGAAATTAAAGCGTTCTAACAATTCTTTTTCACGATTTTTCTTCGTCAATGCTTTAACTGATGAACCAACTAATTTTAAGTCACGATCTAACAAATTTTGTCCTTGCTCGCTATACCGGTCACGGTCCAATAATTTGAAATAGCGTTTAATACGATTTCGAGCTTTACTCGTATGCGTCATTTTCAACCAGTCACGACTTGGCCCATTCGAATTCGGATTTGTTAATATTTCAATAATATCGCCATTTTTCAATGTATAATTCAATGGCACAATATTCCCATTAATTTTAGCCCCAATAATTTTATTACCCACTTCCGTATGGATATGATAAGCAAAATCAATTGGCCCAGACCCAGCTGGCAATTCAAATACATCGCCTTTCGGAGAGAAAATATACACTTGGTCTTTGAAAATATCTTCTTTTACAAAGTCCATAAATTCACTTGCATTTTGTGCATCATCTTGCAATTCTACAAGATCTTTAAACCATTTCATTTGACGCTCAATTGTATCTTCCACTTGAACTTTTTCAGTTTTACCCTCTTTATAAGCCCAATGTGCTGCTACCCCGTACTCGGCTACTTCGTGCATTTGATGAGTACGAATTTGAATTTCAACTGGTTTTCCGTATGGTCCAATAATCGTTGTATGAATTGATTGATACATATTCGCTTTCGGCATTGCAATATAATCTTTGAAACGTCCTGGCATCGGCTTCCATTTAGTATGGATAATTCCTAAGACGCTATAACAATCCTTAATAGTATCCACTAATACACGAATCGCTAACAAATCATAGATATGGTCAAAGTCTTTGTTTTGATCCACCATTTTACGATAAATTGAATAAATATGTTTTGGTCGACCATAGACATCTGCCTTGATACTCATATCTTCAACCGCAATATTAATTTCATTGATTGCTTCTTGAATATATTTCTCACGTTCATTACGCTTAGAGTCCATTAGACGAACGATTCTGTAATATTCAGCTTGATTAATATAACGTAACGCAATATCTTCCAATTCCCATTTAATCAAGTTCATACCAATACGGTCAGCTAATGGTGCATAAATATCAATCGCCTCTTGAGATTTCTCCACTTGTTTTTCCGGCTTTTGAAACTTCAATGTACGCATATTATGCAGACGGTCAGCCAGTTTTACCATGACAATACGCATATCTTTCGCCATAGCGAGTAACATTTTACGGTGGTTTTCGGCTAGTGCTTCTTCTTTACTTTGGAATTTAACTTTACCTAATTTAGTAACCCCGTCTACCAAAAAGGCAACCGCACTACCAAATTCTCGTTCAATATCTTCCAATGTATATTCAGTATCTTCGACGACATCATGTAAAAAACCTGTCGCAACTGTGGCTGGATCTGATTGTAATTGTGCTAATATCCCAGCTACTTGAATGGGATGCACGATATAAGCTTCACCAGATAACCGCACTTGATTTCGGTGGGCATGTGTCGCATAATCCAATGCTTTTTTCACAAAAGCGACATTTTTCTCGTTCATATAAGTTGCACAAATATCAATAACTTCTTGTGCTGTTAAATCTTGTGTTCTTGCCATCTTCTTCACCCCATTCACATTTATTATGTTTTCTAAATTATACGACAAAATATATTATTCCACAATGTTAAAAGCATATTGCTCCAATGGGTAAAACGTTTACTTTTTAGCCACTCTGCCCTACCAAAAAAGGAGTCGGTGTTCCCAACTCCAAAATAACTTTAACTTATTAAGGTTCGTTCGGCTTGGCTTGACGTCCACTTCGAAATCTTCCTCTGTGCGTTTCACGCACGCCGTCTGTTTTCTCCAGTGATTCAAGCCAAAATAGCCTCACTCACACCATGTTAATTAAGGTTCGTTCGGCTTGGCTTGACATCCACTTCGAAATCTTCCTCTGTGCGTTTCACGCACGCCGTCTGTTTTCTCCAGTGATTCAAGCCAGAACAGCCTCACTCACACCATGTTAATTAATATCCACTTGTATCAGCGGGTGCTTGATTTGTTACAATTGCGATTCCTTTAGACGCACCGATACGGGTTGCACCGGCTGCAATCATTGCTTCTGCTTCGGCAGTTGTCGATACACCACCACTCGCTTTCACACCTAAATCTGCCCCTACTGTTTTACGCATTAAACGAATATCTTCCACTGTTGCACCACCAGTAGAAAATCCAGTTGATGTTTTAACAAAGTCTGCACCAGCAGCAACTGCTGCTTGACAAGCTTTCACTTTTTCTTCATCAGTCAATAAACATGTTTCAATAATTACTTTAACAATAACTTCAGTCGGAACTGCCTCTACAACAGCTCGAATATCATCTTGAACTAAATCCCAATTACCCGCTTTTGCTGCGCCGATATTAATCACCATATCAACTTCATCTGCACCTAATTCAACCGCCTCTTTCGCTTCAAAGGCTTTTAATGTTGAAGTATTAGCACCTAAAGGAAAACCAATTACTGTACAAACTTTAACATCTGTATTTTTTAATGCTTCAGCTGCTGTTTTAACCCATGTTGGATTTACGCACACCGACATGAAATCATACTGTGCTGCTTCACTACATAAAACAGCAATTTGTGCTGCTGTTGCGTCTGCTTTTAATAAGGTATGATCGATATATTTCGCTAATTTTGTCATCTTAATTCCTCCAAATTATAATTCTAATTGATAACTTATCGCACTTAAAAAGACAATCGGTGCTGTTTCTGCACGTAAAATGCGTGGTCCCAAACTACACGAAACAAATCCTGCTTGGGTTAATTGCTCAACTTCTTCTGCAGCCAATCCACCCTCAGAACCAAATACCATTACAATCGAATCGGTTGGTTTAACAGCTAATAATTGTGATTTTAATTGTTGATGTTCCCCAGCTTTTGCCGTTTCTTCATAGGCAATTAATTTAACTGTATAATGTTCTGTTTGCTTGATAAATGTTGATAAATTCTGCTGCGACTCAATGACTGGCATCATCACACGATGACTTTGTTCAGCCGCCTCTTTGGCAATTTTCGTTAATCGCTCAACTTTTTTATCGGCTTTATTTTCTTGCCATTTCATCACATCACGTTTCAGTGCCAATGGATAAAATTGATGCATGCCACATTCTGTCGCTTTTTGCACAATCCATTCTAATTTATCATTTTTAGATAAACCACACGCAATCGCAATATGTGGTGCTAATTCAACTCGTGTATCCATTAACTCTAACATGACTAAACGTGCCTGAGCCGATACTTCTTCGAGTAATTCAGCCACGAAAAGTTGACTCGCACCGTCAACTAGGTATACCTTTGTGCCAATTTTAGCTCGCATCACTCTTAATAAATGATGACTATCTTCTGCTGATAATAATACTGTATCTTCTACTGCCAAATTCTCTGATACAAAATATCGTTGCATGACTTATGCCTCCGATTTTTTAAGCAATAGTGATACCCACTCGTGCATGATTGTTTTTTGTTCTAATTGCCAACCACGCTTTGCCAGTTCCGATTCTAATTCCGAACTCTTCTCTTCTAAGATACCACCTAAAATCAGCCAGCCATTCGGTTTTAATAGTTTTGCAGCATCATCGAATAAATTCACTAAAATATGCGGCAAAATATTGGCTACAATCACATCTGCTTGATGTGTAATCCCCACTAATAAATCATTGACTGAGAATTCAATATTCGATTGCTCAGGTTGTAAGAGTAAATTTTGTTTCGCACTATCAATCGCCTGTGGGTCTAAATCATAACCGTAAATGTGTTCAGCTCCTAATTGTTTCGCTACAAATGCAAGAATACCAGAGCCCGTTCCTACATCTAGCACCGTTTCGCCACCACGCAACACCATTTCCAATGCCTGTGCACCTAATTTAGTAGTCGGATGATTTCCTGTACCGAAAGCAACACTTGGGTCTAAATACACCACTCGCTCATCTAATCTAGCCTGATAATTCTCATACCATTCCGGCACAATTGTTAAAAAACGGCTAATCATTTGTGGCTGATAATGTGCCATCCAATTTGTTTGCCACTGCTCGTCTTCTTGTTGTCCTTGTTCTAATTGAAACGGTAATTCGCCAAAAATCATAGCTAATTCTGCTTTTATATCTGCTAAATCCACTTCATCTTCAAAAAAAGTAATAATCTCTGTATCATGATTCAATTGACTTTGAATTAATTCATCTCGTATCTCACCAAAAAGATTCGGATGATTATCTAAATAACCTGGTGCGTAATTTACTTCTACTCCAATTGAGCCGAGTTCAAAAAATAAATTGCTCGCTAAATCAATTAAAGACGCTTCAGTCGTATTTACAGTTAACACAACTTTATTCCATAATTGTTGTTCCATAATCGCCTACTTTCTACTCCACTTTTGGGAATAATAATCGCTGTTCATTATATCGATGTGATGATTTCATTCCTTGTCGAATTTGTTGGAAAGTCTGCTCATTCCAACTTAAAGAAAAATCGGTTGAAGAAGATTCTAAAAATTGCACTCGTGCTCCTGCTAGCAATTGTCGTAAATAATGGATAATAGCATTTACTTCTCCAATCTCAATCCCCTTATTGTAATCGACTGCTGCAGCATATAAGTAATCACCTTCCACAATTTTAACTCGCTCTACATCATAAAAAAGCACCGTAATCGGCTTAATTTGTTGATTCAGTAGCACCAATTGAAATTTTAGCTCAATATACGGCCAAGCTTCTTCCCAATACAATTGCCATTCGTAATGAAAATACGTTGTCTCTAACATTCTTTTCAAATGCACTAATAATTCTTGACGCTTCATCTCATCACCTTCTTTACTTATCATTATGCGTTATCACTATAGGAAATTCAACCGAAAACAAAAAAATGTGAAAAGTTTATGCATTTTTAATGAAACTCTACTAGATATTTCGATACTATCATGTCATAATATATGATATATGATTTTTTATTGAAGAAACGATTTATATCATTCTATTCTCATATAATGTATAGTATACTTTGATATATGGAAAACATTCGAAATTAATGAGGTGATAATGTGGCAGAAAAAAATTTAACCGCTAAAGATATTCTACAAAAAGAATTTACACGTGGTATGCGTGGCTACAGCACAGCTGAAGTTGATGAATACTTAGATATGATTATTCGTGATTACGATGCGTATCAAAAAGAAGTAGCCTATTTAAAAAATGAAAACGAACGTTTAGTAAGTAAAATTGATGAATTAACTAAGCAATTAGCACTAAACAAGAAAACGGCACCGACAACTCCAGGTAGTGGTGTCACAAACTTTGATATTTTAAAACGTCTTTCTAATTTAGAAAAACACGTATTTGGATCAAAGATTAATAATCATGATAATACGATTGATTATTCTAACTTAATGAAATAATCATCTTTGCAAGTTTCAGGTAATCGCGGCTAATGAATTTTAGTTGAGGAAAGTCCATGCTCGCACACGCTGAGATGCGTGTAGTGTTCGTGCTTAGCGAAACAATAAGCTAAGGCAATGTAAAAATTGACGGCAGTGGAAAATGCTAAAGTCTTCATCGACCATGTATGAGTACACTTGAAAGTGCCACAGTGACGAAGCATTATCGGAAACGGTAATGGTGGAACGCGGTAAACCCCTCGAGCGAGCAACCCAAACTTTGGTAGGGGCACTTTTTCTAATGCGGAAATGAACGTATGAAAGAGGCACAATATATGTGTAGATAGATGGTTACCCATTGATAAAGATACCTATGCTTTATCAATTGACAGAACATGGCTTATCGAAACTTGCATTAATAGGTTTTTTAGCAGGACATAGTCTTGCTTATTTTTTTATAAAAGTGTGAGTAAGGGCGTTTTGCCTCGAACCACTGGAAGAAGTCACTGACGTGCGAGCAGCGCACAAAAGGGACTTCTGAAGTGGACGTCGAGGCTGCCCGAACGAACCGGATTAGACATGGTGCGAGCGAGGCTGTTCTGGCTTGAATCACTGGAGCAAAAATGTGCAGGAGCGCATTAGCGCTACCAGCGTTTTTGTGAAGTGGACGTCAAGACAAGCCGAGCGAACCGGATTACAAAAGTGTGAGTGTAGGCATTCTGCCACGAATCACTCACTCCCCTACTCAAATTTAAACGAAAGGAACAATCAATGAAAACTTACTCACTTATCGCCACTGCAGCAGCAGGAATTGAAAGTTTAGTAAATCAAGAATTAAAACAGCATGGCTACCAAACACAAACCGAAAATGGTCGTGTACGCTTTTCAGGTACTGCACGTGATATTGCTTTTACTAATCTATGGCTGCGAACAGCCGACCGAATTAAACTATTGTTCGGCGAATTTAAAGCAATCAGTTTTGAACAATTATTTGACCAAACCTATGCGCTACCTTGGGAAGATATTTTGCCTTTAGACGCTGAATTTCCTGTCAGTGGTAAATCACAAAAATCAAAATTATACAGCGTTCCAAATTGCCAACGTATTGTAAAAAAAGCAATCGCTAAACGCTTAATGGACTACTATCACCGTCGTACCCCACTCCAAGAAACAGGAGCAAAATATCCAATAGAAGTAGCGATTAATAAGGACATTGTCATGCTAACTCTTGATACAAGTGGTTCTAGTCTCTTTAAACGTGGCTACCGTATCGATAAAGGTGGTGCACCATTAAAAGAAAACATGGCAGCTGCTCTCATTCAATTGACGACTTGGCACCCAGACCGTCCCTTATATGACCCAACCTGTGGTTCTGGTACGATTCTAATTGAAGCAGCATTAATCGGTCATAATATTGCACCTGGATTTAATCGTTCATTTGCTGCGGAAGAGTGGTCAATGCTAAATCCTGAAGTATGGCAAGAAGTGCGTGACGAAGCTGAATCACTCGCTAATTATGATATTGAACTCGATTTATTAGGAACAGATATTGATCATCGCATGATTGAAATTGCTAAACAAAATGCACTCGAAGCCGGTGTCGCTGACAGTATTACCTTTAAGCAAATG contains:
- a CDS encoding DUF3013 family protein, giving the protein MISKEGDEMKRQELLVHLKRMLETTYFHYEWQLYWEEAWPYIELKFQLVLLNQQIKPITVLFYDVERVKIVEGDYLYAAAVDYNKGIEIGEVNAIIHYLRQLLAGARVQFLESSSTDFSLSWNEQTFQQIRQGMKSSHRYNEQRLLFPKVE
- the prmA gene encoding 50S ribosomal protein L11 methyltransferase yields the protein MEQQLWNKVVLTVNTTEASLIDLASNLFFELGSIGVEVNYAPGYLDNHPNLFGEIRDELIQSQLNHDTEIITFFEDEVDLADIKAELAMIFGELPFQLEQGQQEDEQWQTNWMAHYQPQMISRFLTIVPEWYENYQARLDERVVYLDPSVAFGTGNHPTTKLGAQALEMVLRGGETVLDVGTGSGILAFVAKQLGAEHIYGYDLDPQAIDSAKQNLLLQPEQSNIEFSVNDLLVGITHQADVIVANILPHILVNLFDDAAKLLKPNGWLILGGILEEKSSELESELAKRGWQLEQKTIMHEWVSLLLKKSEA
- the gpsB gene encoding cell division regulator GpsB; amino-acid sequence: MAEKNLTAKDILQKEFTRGMRGYSTAEVDEYLDMIIRDYDAYQKEVAYLKNENERLVSKIDELTKQLALNKKTAPTTPGSGVTNFDILKRLSNLEKHVFGSKINNHDNTIDYSNLMK
- a CDS encoding bifunctional (p)ppGpp synthetase/guanosine-3',5'-bis(diphosphate) 3'-pyrophosphohydrolase, whose product is MARTQDLTAQEVIDICATYMNEKNVAFVKKALDYATHAHRNQVRLSGEAYIVHPIQVAGILAQLQSDPATVATGFLHDVVEDTEYTLEDIEREFGSAVAFLVDGVTKLGKVKFQSKEEALAENHRKMLLAMAKDMRIVMVKLADRLHNMRTLKFQKPEKQVEKSQEAIDIYAPLADRIGMNLIKWELEDIALRYINQAEYYRIVRLMDSKRNEREKYIQEAINEINIAVEDMSIKADVYGRPKHIYSIYRKMVDQNKDFDHIYDLLAIRVLVDTIKDCYSVLGIIHTKWKPMPGRFKDYIAMPKANMYQSIHTTIIGPYGKPVEIQIRTHQMHEVAEYGVAAHWAYKEGKTEKVQVEDTIERQMKWFKDLVELQDDAQNASEFMDFVKEDIFKDQVYIFSPKGDVFELPAGSGPIDFAYHIHTEVGNKIIGAKINGNIVPLNYTLKNGDIIEILTNPNSNGPSRDWLKMTHTSKARNRIKRYFKLLDRDRYSEQGQNLLDRDLKLVGSSVKALTKKNREKELLERFNFNTIEDLYAAVGLNEISPQTIINYLGLRPVEEASESKNNLQTVKKELPAHKVVRTVHESGVVVNGVENLMVRLSRCCNPVPGDEIVGYITRGRGVSIHHKNCPNLLNEPELMNRTIDVEWEQQADLTADYETEIKITGFDRSGLINDVLHVVNHTVKNLRSVNGKVDSNSTATVTVKIAISNTTQLNDLMNKLRNIPDVYEVNRVSNN
- a CDS encoding class I SAM-dependent RNA methyltransferase; translated protein: MKTYSLIATAAAGIESLVNQELKQHGYQTQTENGRVRFSGTARDIAFTNLWLRTADRIKLLFGEFKAISFEQLFDQTYALPWEDILPLDAEFPVSGKSQKSKLYSVPNCQRIVKKAIAKRLMDYYHRRTPLQETGAKYPIEVAINKDIVMLTLDTSGSSLFKRGYRIDKGGAPLKENMAAALIQLTTWHPDRPLYDPTCGSGTILIEAALIGHNIAPGFNRSFAAEEWSMLNPEVWQEVRDEAESLANYDIELDLLGTDIDHRMIEIAKQNALEAGVADSITFKQMQLSDYVPDKEYGILISNPPYGDRLLDEEKVHELYRQMGEVYRKMPTWSKYILTSDEAFETYYGEKATKKRKLYNGALKVDYYQFWSTTKQ
- the deoC gene encoding deoxyribose-phosphate aldolase produces the protein MTKLAKYIDHTLLKADATAAQIAVLCSEAAQYDFMSVCVNPTWVKTAAEALKNTDVKVCTVIGFPLGANTSTLKAFEAKEAVELGADEVDMVINIGAAKAGNWDLVQDDIRAVVEAVPTEVIVKVIIETCLLTDEEKVKACQAAVAAGADFVKTSTGFSTGGATVEDIRLMRKTVGADLGVKASGGVSTTAEAEAMIAAGATRIGASKGIAIVTNQAPADTSGY
- a CDS encoding 16S rRNA (uracil(1498)-N(3))-methyltransferase, translated to MQRYFVSENLAVEDTVLLSAEDSHHLLRVMRAKIGTKVYLVDGASQLFVAELLEEVSAQARLVMLELMDTRVELAPHIAIACGLSKNDKLEWIVQKATECGMHQFYPLALKRDVMKWQENKADKKVERLTKIAKEAAEQSHRVMMPVIESQQNLSTFIKQTEHYTVKLIAYEETAKAGEHQQLKSQLLAVKPTDSIVMVFGSEGGLAAEEVEQLTQAGFVSCSLGPRILRAETAPIVFLSAISYQLEL
- a CDS encoding alpha-glycosidase; this encodes MNQAGVYHRPESEFAYLYKQQQVHLRIRTAKNDVELVRVHVVDPYLFNQPAAIRVLEMQRIAQGVCHDYWQVSLTMPHQRLMYFFELMKDQVAYFYGEKGFFSFDNFANPSDYFRLPYLHEIDRFDAPKWVKETIWYQIFPERFANGDPTISPKGSLAWEDSPVLSSNQFYGGDLRGLIQHLDDLSALGINGIYLCPIFESPSNHKYDTINYYEIDSHFGTKEVFAELVQAAHQRGIRIMLDAVFNHIGIRSPQWQDVLLHGTESRYYNWFHIQHWPMDEVFNVDNPAYHTFAFVEKMPKLNTANPEVADYLIDIAKYWIETFDIDGWRLDVANEIDHAFWKRFRREVLAVKSDVFILGEIWHNSQSWLNGDELDSVMNYAYTDYIKEYFIDQTLSTAAFVERLADYEMLYRRQTVEVMFNLLDSHDTQRVMTAANGNVAAVQSAFAFLFLMTGSPCIYYGTEIGMEGAHDPDCRRVMLWDKVAQKGELYQWFVALIQLRKQYQPTITYQVSRIEWDNTRLVVSFDDVDEENHQLIAIWNRTDNRAIEVPNIEQILLHHQVGQGNNVLPQGCLIYLARKD